TCGACTCACTCGGCGGGACGGGTCACGATCTCAACCCCACTTCAAGGCACTCCGACCGCCAGATCGAACGCGAACTTGATATCCAGGAGATCCACGAAACCGACCGGGAAGAGATCGAGCGGAAGGTCCGCCTCGCAGCCTCCGAGATGATGTTCATCGACGGCCTGCAGTGGAGCGTCGTCGACGAGCCGTTCCTCGCGGCCGACATCGAGAGGGACTATCCGAGCATCCGACTGATCGAAGGCTCCGAGCGTCGGCCTCCGCACCAATCGTTCCGCCTGGACGAGCTCGGGTTCATCAAGGAGATCTATGGCGATCGGATCGGGCGCGCGAAGCACCTCCAGGAACCCGAGCAGATCGAGATCCTGATCCCGGAGGCGGTCCGGCGCCGTTTCGAACCAGATCTCCTCCTCGCGGCAGCCCGTGAAACCGTGCGCACCATGGCCGATCGAATTCCGCTGCTCGACGTCCCCTACTTCTCCGCCTTCGCGGACCTGCGAGACAGCACGCACGCGCTTGAGCACAAGCTGCGCACCGATCAATCGGCCGATCTGAGCGAGCTGTCCGAGAAGCTGCGCGACGCGCTGCTGCAGATCACCGCCGACCAGCAAAGGCATGATCTCGGCGGGGCCTGGTTCCAGGACGACAAGCTTCGGGCTCTGTCCCGCGTGGAGCGGTATCTCGGGGAAATCGAGCTCGGTGCGCTCGAAATGAAACTCTGACGCGCGTACGATCGCATCCTCCGCCCGGGGGACGCGATGCCTTTCCGATTCAACATGCTTCTGCAGGACGCTGGCATAGAGCCTTCGTCAGTCCGACTCCTTCGCCACCAGGACAACCGCTCAGCCAAGGGACGAAGCCCCTATGAGCTTTGGCGGGACAACCGGCCGGCGTTCGAAGAATACCAGCGCGTCCAGACCTTCTCGAACCGCGCCAAGCTGCAGGCTTCGTTCTGGGCCTCTTTCGTCGTGACCTCCACCGGCGAGACGTTGTTCGCCGGGCTCTACAGCTGCCAGTACAGCGGGATCAACGAGGTCGACATTCCCTGGCCCCACGCCCCTGGCACTGATGCCGCCGGGACGCGAGACATCTATGCGCTCGAACTGGATCTGCGCTTCGAAGACCTGCAAGGCCGGCTGGTGATCGAGTGGGGCCTTGGTGGGCGAGCTTGGATCCAGCGCGCCGATTTTCAGGAAAAGGCCGTAACCGAGATCTGGCGATCATTCAGGGAGCCCGAATTCCCAGGCTTCACGGAGTTCATAGCCGACCTGTCATCGATCGAGCGATTGCCGGCGACCTGGTCGACTGCGCTCGCGGCTGTGAAAGGCGTCTACCTGCTCACATGTCCGCGCACCAAGGAGCAATATGTGGGCTCGGCCACCGGCGCTGATGGCTTCTATGGCCGTTGGCTTACCTACCGCGACGGGCATGGCGGCAATGTCGGGCTCAAGAGCCGCGATCCGAGCGACTATCGCGTTTCCATCCTGGAAGTCGCCGGCGACAATTCGCTTCCAGAGGACATTCTGACCAAGGAATCCCTCTGGAAGCGCAAGCTGCAGAGCGGGGCGATGGGCTTGAACCGAAATTGATCAGGCCGCCGGCGCCAGTCGGGTGCGCTCCTCGAGGAGAGTGGCCGCGCTCGCGATCAACACATCGATGTTGTTGAGGTCCGTGACGGCGCGCGCGTCGTTCAGAAACGGTTCTGAGAGCTTGAGCTCGCCGCCCTCGATGGTCCATGTGCCCAGAAAATGCGGGAAGCCCGTCAGGCCGACCAGAAGCTTCCCGGCTACCTCGCGTTCGCTGCGCGGCGCGCACACATCCAGGTTGTTGGCGTAGTCGCGATGGAACTCGCTCGCACGGAGACGCGAGGGCGCACCCGGATCGCCGTAGCTCACGAGGTGACCATTGGGATCGCGTCCAAAACGCGCGATCGAGATCGAAGTGATCGTTCCCTCGCGTGTTGAGGCCATGACCTGGTACTGACCGTTCTGACAGTGCAGCGTCACCAGGGCCCATTCGCGACGGATCGAGACGCTGACAGTTTTGTCCAGCTCTTCAATCTCGAAGGGATCCCGGCCCGAGGCGTTGTCCCGGGCGAAGTCGATGATCGACGTCAGTGCGCCGAGGCGCTCTGTGAGCCCCGACGCGTGTGCGGTGAACTCCAGCTGGTCCAAGAATGCGCGAGCGGCCGTACCCGGCATTCCACCCTCGCTCGCCGCCGTCACCATCGCGACCTGGCAGATGAGAGACTGGGTCGGGTCA
The window above is part of the Hyphomicrobiales bacterium genome. Proteins encoded here:
- a CDS encoding conserved hypothetical protein (Evidence 4 : Unknown function but conserved in other organisms); the protein is MPILSVPFTYEATVRYKRKRSTSKECFRAEIPVSIAEVADHDAPVAIRTKDKWARPVEQTYRWRDGKLWTKELVREKPVSLKTFIDSLGGTGHDLNPTSRHSDRQIERELDIQEIHETDREEIERKVRLAASEMMFIDGLQWSVVDEPFLAADIERDYPSIRLIEGSERRPPHQSFRLDELGFIKEIYGDRIGRAKHLQEPEQIEILIPEAVRRRFEPDLLLAAARETVRTMADRIPLLDVPYFSAFADLRDSTHALEHKLRTDQSADLSELSEKLRDALLQITADQQRHDLGGAWFQDDKLRALSRVERYLGEIELGALEMKL
- a CDS encoding conserved hypothetical protein (Evidence 4 : Unknown function but conserved in other organisms); protein product: MPFRFNMLLQDAGIEPSSVRLLRHQDNRSAKGRSPYELWRDNRPAFEEYQRVQTFSNRAKLQASFWASFVVTSTGETLFAGLYSCQYSGINEVDIPWPHAPGTDAAGTRDIYALELDLRFEDLQGRLVIEWGLGGRAWIQRADFQEKAVTEIWRSFREPEFPGFTEFIADLSSIERLPATWSTALAAVKGVYLLTCPRTKEQYVGSATGADGFYGRWLTYRDGHGGNVGLKSRDPSDYRVSILEVAGDNSLPEDILTKESLWKRKLQSGAMGLNRN